DNA from Micromonospora nigra:
AAGGAGTCGGCGTGGCAAGGACAGATTCGACGGGTTCCACCTGGCGCTACCGCTGGGCGCGTCAGCAGAACGAACGCCGGCTGCGGGCGTACCGCGGCGCGGACGACGCGTGGCGACGCCGCGACGAGGAGCTGCGCCGGCTGCGCACCCTCGCCGAGGACTGCCACGGCACGGTCGAGGCCGGCAGCGGGCTCGCCCTGGAACTCGCCTCCGACGAGGTGGTCTTCCGGGTCCTGCCGGCCGTGCACCTGGTGGAGGTGCGGCACACCGCGGTGCTTCCCGCGCCCGACCTCACCGTCACCCCGCAGACCGGGCCGCTGCGCGCCCGCCGCCCCGACGGGGTGCGCGTGGCCGACACCGGGATCGCCGTCATCACCAACCGCCGGCTGGTGCTGCTCGGCGGGCGGGGCCGGCGCGACTGGGCGTACGGCCGGATGACCGGCCTCGCCCACGACCCGCACGCCCCCGTCACCCTGCTCCAGGTGCTCGACCGCCGTCGAGCCTCCGGGCTGATGCTGCCCGTCGACGCCGCCGCCGACTTCCGGTTCGTGCTCACCCTGGCCTTCGCCGACGCGATCGAGCAGCGTCACACGGTTGTCGCCCAGCTCGACGAGCTGATCGCCGAACACGCCCAGCTCAAGCCGTTCCGGCCGACCATCGCCACCCCCGCCCAGGCCCGGCTGTCGTCGTTGGTGCCCGGCGGCCGGCGCACCGTCGCGGTCGCCGCCGGCCTGGTGCTGATGGTGCCGGTGGCGCTCGCCACGTCGGATCCGTCGGACCCGACCGGCCCGGAGCTCGCCGTCGCGGCCACCCCCGCCCCGCCCGGCTCCCCGGCCGCCGCGAAGACGACCCCGAAACCGCGCGGGGCCACCGGCTCGGCGAAGCCGCGACGCGGTGGCACCTCGCCCTCGCCGACGCGCGACCAGCTCTGCGGTGCCCCCGCCAATCCGATGGGGTACGGCTTCTGCGGCGGCGACCGCATCCGCAGGCCGGCCGCCGAGGTGTGCGACTGGTTCGACTGCGTACCACAGTTCTGGGCCGGACGCGGCTACCTGGTGCAGTGCCGCGACGGCTCGGTCAGCCTCGCCGGTGGCAGCCCTCGGGCCTGCGCCGCACACGACGGGGTACGGCGCGCCGTCCGGGACTGACGCCCGGGCGCCGGCGGCTGCCCTGCCGCCCCGGCCGGACCGACCCTGACGCTGCCCCTCACCGTGACTCCGGCACTCCGGCCCGTTGGGCTGCGGGTCAACCGGGCAGGTGGCAGACCGCCTCGACGTTGTTGCCGTCGGGGTCGCGGACGAACGCGCCGAAGTAGTGGGGGTGGTATTCGGGCCAGGTCCGGGGCGCGTGCAGCACCTGTGCGCCGGCCGCGACCGCCGCGTCGTGGAACGCCTGCACGGCGGCGCGGTCGGGCGCGGTGAACGCCACGTGGTTCTCGCGGCCGGGGCCCTCGTCGGTCGCCGGGCTGACCCAGAAGTCCGGCTCGGTGGTGCCGAAGCCGATCGCCTCCGGATAGTCGAGCAGCCGCCTGCCGCCCAGCGGGGCGAGGACGGTGTCGTAGAACGCGGCGCTGGTGGCCAGGTCGCGGACCTGGATGCCGAGGTGGTCGATCATCGGAGACTCCTCCGTCGTCGCTGTCGGGCGAGGTGTCATGGTCGAACTCGACGCTAGGCCCGGGGTACGACACCTTTCCGGCCCATGATCCGTTCCCCGCCGGGCCAGGGCGCGAAGCGGGCGGGGAGCCCGGTGTGCGGCAGATCGGGGTGTCGACGGCCGGGGGCAGCGCGAGACGCCGCATGTCGGGCTTGTCGGTCGTCAGACTCGTCCCGGTGGGCCGACGGCGCTCCTGGCCTGGTCGGCGACCCGGTCGGCGAGGTGCCGCAGGGCGGGGGCGGCGGCCAGGAGCTGTTCCCGCTCCGGGGCGTCCAGCCCGGCGAGCGCGGCGGCGAGCAGGTCCCGCCGGTGTCGCTGGTGGGCGGTGATGCGGTCCCGCGCCGCGTCGGTCAGGTCGAGTCGGACGCTACGCCGGTCGGCGGGGTCGCGCTCGCGGCGCAGCAGGCCCGCGCCGGTCAGCTCGCCGACCAGCGTGCTGACCGTGTTGGGGGCGGTGCCGAGGCGTTCGGCGGCCTCCCGGACGCCGATCCCCGGTTGCCGCTGCACGAGCAGCAGCACCTCGACCTGGGCGTCGGGCAGGGCGACCCGGCCGGCGCGCTGGGTCGCCGCCCGGCGCAGCACCCGGTGCAGGTCGCCCAGTGCCCCACCGAGCAGGCCCAGCGTCTCCTCCGTCACACGGAAGTCCCTTCGCGATGCAACAACTCTGTAGCCAGAGCTATCGTAGCCGGGATCACCGATCCGGAGGGACCCCGCACCATGCCGCACGCCGCCGCGCCGCCCGCACCCCCGGACGCCCGGGTCGCCGCCCCCACCGGCCGGGCCGCCGTCGTGCTGCTCGTGCTGCTGGGTTCCCTCACCGCCGTCGGGCCGCTGTCGCTGGACACCTACCTGCCGGCCTTCCCCGAGATGACCGGCGACCTGTCGGCCAGCCAGGCGCAGATCCAGCTCTCCCTGACCACCTGCCTGGTCGGCATGGCCCTCGGGCAGCTCGTCACCGGCCCGCTGTCCGACCGCTGGGGGCGGCGACGACCGGTGCTGGTCGGCGTCGGGGCGTACACGATCCTGTCGCTGGTCTGCGCGGCCGTACCCACCGCCGAGACCCTGGCCGCGGCGCGTCTCGCGCAGGGCTTCGCCGGCGGCATGGGTGTCGTCGTGGCCCGCGCCGTCGTCCGCGACCTCTACCAGGGGCGGGACGCCGCGAAGTACTTCTCCCGACTCATCCTGATCTTCGGTGTCGCGCCGATGGCCGCCCCCGCCTTCGGCAGCCTCGTGCTGCGCTTCGGCGACTGGCGTACCGTCTTCGTCGCCCTCGCCGTCATCGGCGCGCTCCTCACGGCCGCCGTCGCGACGCGACTGCCCGAGACGCTGCCGGCGACCCGGCGCAGCGCCGGTGGCCTGACCGCCGTCGCCGCCGCCGGCCGCGCACTGCTCACCGACCGGATCTTCGTCGGGTACGCGCTGACCCAGGGCCTCGCCTTCGCCGGGCTGTTCGCCTACATCTCCGGATCGTCGTTCGTCCTCCAGGACGTGTTCGGCCTCTCCGGCACCGCGTTCAGCCTGATCTTCGGTGCCAACGCCCTCGCCCTGGTCGCCGTGGGCCAGCTCAACGCCCGGCTGCTCGACCGGTTCGACCCGCGCCCCCTGCTCGTGCGTACCCTCGGCGTCAGCGTGGCCGCCGCCCTCGCCGTGCTCGCCGGGGCGATGCTCGGCAGCCTGCCGCTGGTGATCGTGGCGCTGTTCGTCTTCGTCGGCACCCTGGGCATGGTGATGCCCAACGGCACGGCCCTCGCCCTGGACCGCCACCCGGCCCGTGCCGGCACGGCCGCCGCGCTGCTCGGCGCGATCCAGTCGGTGGTCGGCGCGGTGGCGGCACCGCTGGTGGGGCTCGGCGGGGAGGGCAGCGCGGTGCCGATGGGGGTGGTGATCGGCGCGTCGACGGTCGCGTCCCTCGCCGTCCTGCTCACTGTCGCCCGTTCCGCGCGGCCGGTGACCGGTCACCGGCCCTGACGGGGGTCACCGGCCCTGACCGGTCGCCGGCTGCGGGACTGTCGGATCAGCGGCAGAACGGTGAAACTCCGGCGACGCCGCGTGGCCTGCGCCAATACGCTCCGGTTGAGCGGTGCGTGAGGCGCCGCCGACATGTTCGTCCGCACGGTGAGGAGACCCCGTGACCGACGCAACCTCCGACGAGATCCGACCCGCCGCCCTCACCCCACCGTCCAGCTGCGCCATCGGCTGGCAACCGAGCGCCCTGGCCCCCGTCTTCTGGGGCTGGCACGAGTACGGGCCCGCCGACAGCGCGCCCACCCGCGTCCGGGTGTTCCACCCGAGCATCGACACCAGCCCGAACACGGCGCAGCTGCTCAGCGGCTGCGGCCGGTACCCGCTGATCGTCTTCGCCCACGGCTACTGTGCCCAGGACACGAACCACTACCAACGCTGGTTCCGCACCCCGGCGGCGCTGGCCCGCTGCGGCTACATCGTCGCCGTACCCGAGCTGCCGGACATCCACGTGCACCCCGCCCGGAGCCCCGGCACCCAGCAGGTGCTCGCCGACACCGTGACCTGGATGCGGCAGGGCTGGCCCGGCAAGGCCGTGCTGCTCCCCGCCGCGAAGACCGGCCTGGCCGGCCACTCCTACGGTGCGTTGCACGCCGGCATCCTCGCCACCCGCATCCAGGTCGCCGCCGTCGCGTCGCTCAGCGGCGTGTGGAACGACTGGCAGCCCGGCTACGGCACCAAACCCATCCACCAGGGCACCGTGCCCCGCCTGCTGACCTGGGGCGTCGACGACTTCGGCGCCACCCTCGACGCCCCGAGCTGGAACGCCATCGCCAAGCCCAAGCACCGGGCCGTCTACGGCAACGCCGACCACTACGACTACTTCCCGTACAACCAGAACGTGCCCTGCCGGACGAGCAGCGGGCCGTGCCCACACGTCGGCATCGCCACCGACGACCTGCTGATGATGTTCTTCGCCAACTACCTGCCGCCGGAGCTGTGGCCCGACCTGCCCGGCCGCATCCCCGACAACCTCGTCCCGCCGCCGCTGAACCTTCCCCCCGAGAAGGCGTTCTACGCCGGCAACCATCTCAACGGCCTGTCCATCTTCAACGGCAACTCGTCGTGCAGCGTCTCCCTCTCGGTGGAGCTGCCGCTGGACAAGACCGTCCCGAACGTTCGCGAAAGCCTGCGCCCGCAGGCCGACCAGGCCGTACGGGCCGCCGGCCTGGTGCCCGTCTTCACCGGGTCGACCAGTCCGGGCGCGTGGGTGGCGAGCCAGTCACCGGCGGGCGGGACGAAGGTGGTCGCGAACAGCACGGTCACCATGACCATGCAGAGCGGCCCACTTCCGTAACGGCCGTGCTGTCGGGCAGGGCCGCCACCTTCCGGACGACGGTCCTGCCACGCCCGCAGCCCTGGCCGCCCGCCCGGCTGGACACAGGTTCGAATCACTGAGTATCGCCAGCATGCATGGGAGCTGCGAGCTCGGAACCTACGAGGGCAACCGCTGACCCACGGTGCGGCCGGATCTCGTGGTGTTCGATACCGGCTGCGCCCCGGGCTGCCGGGCGGCACTCAGCGAACACACGATCGCCATCACCGACGACGGAGCCGAGATCCTCACCCTGCCGCAGCAGGCATGACCGTGAGAGCGGTCGGCCCTTCGATGCGCTGAGCTGCATGACGCGGGGGCCGTCGACGATCTGCCTCTGGCATGCCCCCTACCTGACGGTTCAGGCGGTCGACGAAGAGAGAGCCGGCAGTAGCCGGGCTTGCATGAGCCGCTCGTAGACAGTGGTGATGTGTGCGCGGGTGAACAGGCGGGCCTTACGCCTGCTCCACCCCTGGACGCGCTCGATCAACTCGTCGAGGTCGTGAGTCGGGGGATTCGTCTGCGCGGCGAAGTGTACGGTGGCCAGGAGTTCGAGGCTGTACGGCGCCTCGAAGCCCTCAACGAGATCGGCCAGGCGATCGAGGGCTGCCGGCGACTGGTTCGCTGATTCGCACCAGCGAGCCACTGCCTCGCCGGTGCCCTCGGTGAGCACGATGGGCTGGAAATCCTCGACGCGGGACGAGCGGTCGCCGAAGCCGACGAGGTAGTGCCCCTCGAGTAGATCGAGCACGTGGTTCAGGCTCTCGGCGTAGGGGCCGTACTGCCCTTGGGTGAAGCGGAGACGCAGCGGCTCCCCCAGCACTTGGAGGAAATAGCTGAGTTTTTGGATCTCCAGGGTGGTGACGCCATCCCGGGGTTCCAGGGTGCGCGACTGTTCAAGGTAGCGCTCGATGGCACGCAGGAGTGTGGCGCGTCCGGGCGTAAGCGGCGGCTTTGGAGTGGCGACCGGCATTTCAGCCGGTGCGGGAGCGCCCTCGGGCGGGAACAGCAGCACCCGTACGTCGGGCAGTGCGGCGAAGGCACGCTCGATCAGGGGGCGAACCTGTTCCCAGTCGAGGCCGCCGTTGCCGCAGCCGAGCGCGGGCACCGCGACGGAGCAGATCTCCAACTCGCGGACGACCCGGACGAGATCGACGATGCCGGACTCGATGTCAGTGATCTTCGAGGCGGCGCGCCAGTGCCCCTTGGTCGGAAAGTTGATCACATATCGGCGGGCACCGAGGCGGGCGGAGTCGAACACGAACATCTTGCCGAGCTCGACGTCCCCGGCGGCGCAGGCCGCCCGGTAGGCCGCGTAGTTCGCGGGGAAGGCGCGCTTGAACTGGAGAGCGATGCCCTTGCCCATGACCCCCACCGTGTTGACGGTGTTGACGAGGGCTTCGGCGTCGGCGGTCAGCAGGTTGCCATGACTGACGACTATCACTCAGCGCACCTCCCCTCTGCGGTATCCGTAGTACCAGTCCCCCCTGACACCAACGTATGCGTCGATGATGCCAGCCGTACGCAGGACGCGCGTCACCTGTTCCCGCCGTTCCTGCGTGCGTACGGCGTAGCCGGTCAGCAGGTCGAGAGGAAACTCACGGTGTACGAGGAACTCGGCCGACCGTCTCCGGACCCGGTCCCCGTCCGGATAACGCCCCACTACTCCGTCGCGGTGCTCGCAGGCGATTCGGTACATCATCGGCGAGCGGCCAGCGAAGTAGAACGGGACATAATCTGACACGAAGCCACCGGGCAGGCAGGGAACCGGGCGGCTTCGTCGACGCGCCTTGATGTCGATTGCGCCGACGTCCGTGGCTAGGCGCTGCCCGACTGCGCCGTCGGGGAACAGTCGACCGGCGGCGAGGATGCCCGGCAGATTGTCGACGTGGGTGAAGTGCAGGATCAGGGTATTGGTGCTCACTCTGGTCCTATGTGTAGTGAGGGTCGGAGCCCGACACCATAGCTGCCGAGTCATCGTGCGGACACCCTTTGTCATGTCAGCCGGTGCCCCTTACGGGCGGGTGCACGATGATTTGCACGCACCCCTGGCGGGTCTGTTGTCGGAATCGGGACTGTCGGGGGCGTGGGATAGGGTCCGGGCGTCGGGTGGGGAGGTGGGGTCATGTCGGCGCTGGGGGTGCCACCCGCCGTCGAGGCCGAACGGGTGATCGCCGCCGTGCTCGCCGACCTGCGCTCCGGCGCGCACCGGGGCGTGGTGGTCGACTCGCCGCCCGGGGCCGGCAAGTCGACCCTCGTGGTGCGGGCCGCCGTGGAGCTGGCTGCCGCCGGCGAGTCGTTGATCATCGTCGCGCAGACCAACGAGCAGGTCGACGATCTCATCGACCGGCTGGCCGGCAAGGCCCCCGAACTGCGCATCGGCCGGCTGTCCGCCACCGACTACCAGCCCTCGGCGCGGGTGCGGGCCCACGAGCAGGTCCGGGTCGGTGCGAAGGTCACCGACCTGGGCGGCCCCACTGTCGTCATCGGTACGGCCGCCAAGTGGGCCACGGTCAGCGAGGGATCCTGGCCGTGGGCGATCGTGGACGAGGCGTACCAGATGCGCTCGGACGCCCTGTTGCGCGTGGCCGGCAGGTTCGACCGGGCCCTGTTCGTGGGCGATCCCGGGCAGCTCGATCCGTTCTCGACGGTGGAGACGGTGCGTTGGGCGGGGCTCACCTGGGATCCGATGCAGTCGGCGGTGGCGGTGCTGCTGCGACACAACCCCGACCTGCCCGTGCACCGGTTGCCCGTGTCGTGGCGGCTGCCCGCGTCGGCGGCGCCCGTGGTCGCGCAGGCGTTCTACCCGTTCACCGGGTTCCGCGCCGGCACCGGGCCCCGGGAACGCGCCCTGCACCTGCCCGGACCAGGTGCCGGTGACGCGCTGGACGTGACCGTCGAGACGGCCGCCCGCACCGGCTGGGCGTTGCACGAACTGCCGGCCCGGCACACTCCGCGTACCGACTCGGAGGCCGCCGCCGCGTGCGCCGCGCTCGCCCTGCGGGCGTTGGCGCGCGGTGCGGTCGCGGTCTCCGAGCAGGCCCCCGGCGGCGCACCCGTGACGGCGGACCGGATCGCTGTCGGGGCTGCCCACCGCGACCAGGTCGCGGCCGTCCGCGCCCAGCTCGGCGAGGCCGGCGCGGACATCACCGTCGACACCGCCAACCGGCTTCAGGGCCGCGAGTACGACCTGACGATCGTCCTGCATCCGCTGTCCGGGCGCCGTGACGCGACCGCGTTCCACCTGGAGTCGGGGCGGCTGTGCGTGCTGACCTCCCGACATCGGCACGCCTGCGTCGTGGTGGCCCGCGCCGGAATCGCCGATCTCCTCGACGCGCATCCGTCGACGGAACCGGCGCGCCTCGACCTGCCGGTGAAGTTCCCCGACGGGTGGGTGGCGAACCAGACGATCCTGGCCCTGCTGGAGAGCCGGTAGACAACGGCCTCGTCGTGCGGTGTTGCGTGAGGTACGGCATCCTGTGCGACGTGTCGCGAGGTGCGGCATCTCGCGGTATCCCGTTCGTGGGACACCGCGAGATGCCGCAGGTGGCGGTGCCCGGCGCGAGGTGCCGCAGGTGGCGGTGCCCGGCGCGACCCGGGGTGCCCGGATGAGGTGTCAGTCAGGGCCGTGGTGGCCCTTCGCCCTTCGCGGCCGTCAGGAGTAGGTGTCGCCGAACTCGCGGACGCCGTCGACGTCGAGGGTGATCCGGGTGTTGTCGAGCCACCGGCCGGTGGCCTGCTGCCAGCTGCGGTCGTCGCGCTCGTCGATCGCGGTCCAGTTGTGCCGGTGGTGGCGGAGGTGGATGGGGCCGGTGGAGGCGCCGGGGGCGAGGGTGCCGGTGGCGAACCCGATTTCGATCCAGCCGGGGATCGGCGTGCCGGGCGGCGGGTAGACGGTCGCCGACGGCCCCGGCGGCGAGACGGTCGCCGGGGGGCCAGGCGGCGGTGGCGCGGTGGTCAGCGTGGCGGGCGGTGGCGAACTCGTCGGTCCGCCGCCCGGGCCGCCCGGAGGTAGCGGCGGCGGGAAGAACTGGATCGTGCGGGTCACGGTGTCGCAGCCGACCGCTGCCCAGTCGCAGTTGGCGACCAGAGAGGTGTTCCCGCCCTCGAAGGTCACGTGGTAACGCACCCGCACGGAGGTCAGGTCCAGTGGCGCGGCTCCGGTGTTGACGACCTGGACGGCGTGCTGGATCTGGTTGTCGGTCGGCGACCAGTCGAGGTTGAGGTAGCTGACCTTCGCCAACCCGTAGGCGGTTCGCACCGGGGTGGCGGGCGAGTCGAACGAGTATCCGTTGTTCGTGTACGCCCCGATGGTGAGCTGGTAGTCGCTGCCGGGGGCGATGGTGGTCAGCGTGATGCTGGTGCCGGTGGTGGTGCCGAGACTGCGGTAGACGTTCGGGCCGAGTTTGGCGCGTACCTCGTGGACGATGGGTGCGTCACCGGCCGGCTCGCCCGCCCAGGTCGACGGGGTCCAGGTCAGCGTGAGCCGGTGGGGTTCGTTGGCGACCACGACCGGCGCGCCGGGGGTGGTCAGGGCCGGCTCGTCTGCCGCGTGGGCGACGCCGACGGCGAGGACGCCGAGCAGCCCGGCGACGGCGACTGCGATGGTGGTGACGCGACGGGCACGCATGGTGCCGATGATAGAGAATTGCATGCATGCTTATCAATTCGCAGCATCCCGTCACCGGCATCCGGTGTGGAGCGCCGGTCACCGGCACCCGGGGTGGGGCGCCGGTGACCGGGTGCTGCGGGGTCAGCGGGCGATGAGCAGCAGCAGTCCCCGCCCGCGCAGCAGGTAGTTGGTGCCCTGGCCGCCGAGGTGCGTCTCGGCACCCGGCTGCGCCACCTGGTCGGGCCCCTCCGCCCAGTTCGACGTGTCGGTCACCCGGTACCACTGCCGGCCTGCCCCAGGTGACGGCAGGACGAAGTTCACGTCGCCGGACCAGCCGTTGTAGGCGGCGTAGATGGCCGCCGCCGGGTCACCGAACTCGGTGCCGTCGATCCGCCAGGCGATCGCGTGGTTGTCCGGGTTCTGCCAGTACCCGCCGTCGGGTGCCGTACCGGCCGGAGTGAACCAGGCGAGCTGGGCCATCCCGTTGCCGTTGCCGTCGGCCGCGGAGTAGAACGATCTCGGTCGCAGCGCGGGGTGGGCCAGGCGGAACGAGGCCAGCCGGGAGGCGAAGGTGCGGAAGGTCGCCTGCTCGGCCGAGGGGCTCCAGCCGAGCCAGTTCGCCGACGAGTCCACGTTGTACGGGTTGTTGTTGCACCGCGTTGTACGCAGCACCTCGTCGCCGCCGGTGACCATCGGGGTGCCGGCGGACACCATCAGGAAGGCGTGCCCGTTGCGGGCGGCGCGCCGCTGGTCGGCGGCCACCCCACCCTGGTCCCAGGAGGCGTTGTCGTCGGTGCCGCCGTCGGACGGGCCGTACGGCCAGGGTTGGGCGTTGTTCTTGGCGTTGCAGGCGTACAGGTCGCGCAGCGTGAAGCCGTCGTGGGCGACCATGAAGTTCACCGAGTTCCACGGGCGGCGGCCGTCGTCGCCGTACAGGTCGGCGGAGCCAGCGAACCGGTCGGCGAGCTGCCCGGGAGTGACCGCCTGGTAGCCCATCCGGTTCTGGTCGCGGCGCAGCGTGTCCCGGTACCGCCCGTTCCACTCCGACCAGCCGGCCGGCATGTTGCCGACCTGGTAGGTGCCGGCGCCGATGGCCCACGGCTCGGCGATCCAGTCGACGCCCGAGCCACCGGCGGCCGGGCGGGGCGGCATCTCCCGGGTGATCCGGTTCAGCGCGGTCCCCGGGTCGGTGCGGCTGTAGGAGAAGCAGCCGTGCTGGCAGGTGTTGCCGAGCATGGCGGCCAGGTCGTGGCGGAACCCGTCGACGCCGAGGGTGTTCTTCCAGTACGCCAGCGAGTCGACGATGAGGTCCTGGGCCACCGGATTGTAGGTGTTGTAGTTGCCGCCGACGCCCGTGTTGTCCCAGGACGCCTGCCGGTCGGCGGTCAGCGAGTAGTAGGTGGGGTTGTCCAGGCCCCGCCAGGACAGCAGGTTGTAGACCTGCGCGCCGCCGGCCTGGTAGACCCCGCCCTCGCCGGTGTGGTTGTAGACCACGTCGACGAGCACCTTGATCCCGGCGTCGTGGAACGCGCGGACCATCTCCTGGAACTCCCGGGTCGGCCCGCCGGGGCTGCGGTCGGCGGCGTAGCGGCGGTCGGGGGCGAACCAGTTGAGCGTCATGTAGCCCCAGTAGTTGTCCCCGGCCGTGCCGGTCGGGTCGACGTCGTTGGCGTCGTTCAGGGTCTCCTGCAGGGGGAGGAACTCCACGGCCGTCACGCCCAGCGACGCCAGGTAGGCGGCCTTCATGCCCGCGCCGCGGTAGGTGCCCCGGTACGCGGCCGGCACGCCCGGGTCGTTCATGGTGAGCCCGCGGACGTGCACCTCGTACACGATGTCGTCGGCGAAGGCGCGGGCCGGTTTCGTGCCGACCGACGCGGTGGTGGCGGGCAGCACGATGCCCTTCGGGGCGTGTGGCCCGCTGTCGATCGTGCGGTACGCCGGCCCGGAGGCGTAGACGGTCTCGGTGGTCATGCCGGGGCGCAGCGGGTCGTGGCTGATCTCCCGGGCGTACGGGTCGACGAGCAGCTTGTTGGGGTTGAAGCGGTTTCCGGCGGCGTCGACGTCGGCGACGAAGCCCGCCGATGAGCCCTTCGTCCAGGCGCTGCTGTACGGCCAGTTCGGCCCCCAGGCCCGGTATCCGTAGTAGACGGTGCCGGTGATGCCGGCCGCGCGTATCGAGGCGACGCTGACGGTGGTGGCGAACACCCCGGCGGCGTCCCTCGTGAGGACGTGGCTGGCCCGTTCCGCCGCGCCGGTCGGGGTGGCGTAGAGGTGCACGACCATCCGGGTGGCGGCGGCGGAGCGGATCCGGAAGGTGATGGCGGAGCCGGCGCTGTCGTAGCGGGCGCCGAGGGTGTGGGTGTCGATCGAGGCGGCGGCGGGGGGACTGGTCGTGGCCGCCAGGCCGGTGGCGGTCAGGACGGCGGACAGAAGCAGGGCGGTGACCCTGCGGCGGTGTCGGCGCATGGTGGACTCCGGACGGAACGCGCGGGGCGCGGCGGTTGACGGTGGGGCGCTCCTCCGGATGCCGTGCCGACCCGACATCCGTGCAAGACCTTGCAATCCTTGCTGAAAAGGTAACAGTCGATTTCGGGGACGTAAAGACTCGTGGCGCAACCGTCTCCACCGGCGGACCTGCCGCTACCGTCCGCCGCGACGGTCAGTTGCGTAATCGGGTTGACGTCGACGAACGCACCCCGAGCAGCCCGCCGTCGGGGCGGAGATCCAGCGCCAGCCCGACCCTGAGGATCATCACGGCCGTGAGGAACGCTTTCTGGCCCGCCCTCTCACGCGGCGATCGCCCGAGCGGTCGAATAGACGTCGGCGGGCAACGGGTGCGTCAACTGCCAGATGATCCGCATGGGCCGGTCCCCGGTGTGCTCCCGGTAGGTCATCGGGCCGGCGTACAGGTACGCGGGTGCCCCCAGGTCACGGTCGGGCACCCGGGATTCGCGGACGAACAGGTGCACCGTCGAGCCCCGCGCGGCGTGGTGGATGTAGCGCTGCCCGGTGGCCGACGCCGCCGACGTGGTGCTCTGCGACTCCCACTGGAACAGCTCGTCGGTGATGGCCCGGTCGGCGTACATGGTGGTGGGGGAGTAGTGGTGCTCCGACTTGACGAGGGTGACGAAGAACAGGTCCGCCTGCTCCGACTCCAGCCACTTCACGCCCTCGCGCAGCGACCCCGGGTTGGGCATGCCGAAGGCGGCGCACGCCTCGTTGCGGCTGTACCGGGCGTGCACCCGCAGCGGCACCGCACCCGGCAGCGGCGCCGGGGTGACGCGGTGGATCCGGTCCCGCAGCACGTCGGCGACCTGGCGTAGCTCGACGCAGCGGGCGGGCTCCGCCCAGAGCCGCGCCAGCCGCTCCTCCCGGAAGGTCAGCGACGCGTTCGGCCCCCACAGGTCGAAGTGCAGCATGTCCCACAGCCGCCCCGCCGCCGGCCGCTCACCGGAGGCCACCCGCGTCAGCAGGTCCAGCCGGTCGACGTCGTCGATGTGCAACATCCGCCCGATGGCCCGACCCAACTCCCGGTCGTACGCCCCGGGAGGCGTCGTGTCCCGTCCGGCGAGCCGCCGCAGCCCGGTCCACCCGCCGACGCTGGCCGACCGGTACACGTCCTCGATCTCCACCCCGGTTTCCCGAAGGAAGTCGGCCAGGCTGACGTCCCCGAGTTGCCGCAGCTCCGCGACCAGGCCGTTCTTCGACGTCGGCAGCGCCGAACGCAGGTTGGCGAGCACGACGTCCTTCGCGACCCGGTCCAACTGCACGTGGCAGCCGCTCGGCAGCGACGGGAAGTCCTGCTCGACGGCTTCCCGCACCGCCCGGCGGCTGAC
Protein-coding regions in this window:
- a CDS encoding cellulose binding domain-containing protein, with translation MRARRVTTIAVAVAGLLGVLAVGVAHAADEPALTTPGAPVVVANEPHRLTLTWTPSTWAGEPAGDAPIVHEVRAKLGPNVYRSLGTTTGTSITLTTIAPGSDYQLTIGAYTNNGYSFDSPATPVRTAYGLAKVSYLNLDWSPTDNQIQHAVQVVNTGAAPLDLTSVRVRYHVTFEGGNTSLVANCDWAAVGCDTVTRTIQFFPPPLPPGGPGGGPTSSPPPATLTTAPPPPGPPATVSPPGPSATVYPPPGTPIPGWIEIGFATGTLAPGASTGPIHLRHHRHNWTAIDERDDRSWQQATGRWLDNTRITLDVDGVREFGDTYS
- a CDS encoding isoamylase encodes the protein MRRHRRRVTALLLSAVLTATGLAATTSPPAAASIDTHTLGARYDSAGSAITFRIRSAAATRMVVHLYATPTGAAERASHVLTRDAAGVFATTVSVASIRAAGITGTVYYGYRAWGPNWPYSSAWTKGSSAGFVADVDAAGNRFNPNKLLVDPYAREISHDPLRPGMTTETVYASGPAYRTIDSGPHAPKGIVLPATTASVGTKPARAFADDIVYEVHVRGLTMNDPGVPAAYRGTYRGAGMKAAYLASLGVTAVEFLPLQETLNDANDVDPTGTAGDNYWGYMTLNWFAPDRRYAADRSPGGPTREFQEMVRAFHDAGIKVLVDVVYNHTGEGGVYQAGGAQVYNLLSWRGLDNPTYYSLTADRQASWDNTGVGGNYNTYNPVAQDLIVDSLAYWKNTLGVDGFRHDLAAMLGNTCQHGCFSYSRTDPGTALNRITREMPPRPAAGGSGVDWIAEPWAIGAGTYQVGNMPAGWSEWNGRYRDTLRRDQNRMGYQAVTPGQLADRFAGSADLYGDDGRRPWNSVNFMVAHDGFTLRDLYACNAKNNAQPWPYGPSDGGTDDNASWDQGGVAADQRRAARNGHAFLMVSAGTPMVTGGDEVLRTTRCNNNPYNVDSSANWLGWSPSAEQATFRTFASRLASFRLAHPALRPRSFYSAADGNGNGMAQLAWFTPAGTAPDGGYWQNPDNHAIAWRIDGTEFGDPAAAIYAAYNGWSGDVNFVLPSPGAGRQWYRVTDTSNWAEGPDQVAQPGAETHLGGQGTNYLLRGRGLLLLIAR